The genomic stretch GGCGGAGAATGCAGCGCCCGAGGGTGCTCTTCCCGCACCCCGACTCGCCCACGAGGCCTAACGTCTTCCCCCGCGTCAGGGTGAAGGACACGCCGTCAACCGCGCGCACCGTCTCCGGCGGCCGCCGCAAGGCCGCGTCGAGGAGGGTGTGGGGCAGGGGGAAGTGCTTGACGAGGTTGCGGACCTCGAGGAGCGGCTCAGGCACCGGCGACGCCCTCCAGCTGGTCCGCCTTGAGACAGCGGCTCCAGTGGCCGTCCCCGACCTTGACGAATGGCACCTCGCCGGTCCGACACTCGTCCGAGGCCCACGAGCACCGAGGCGCGAAGGGACATCCCGGCCCCAGCCCGATGAGATCGGGCGGGAGCCCGGGAATCGGCTCCAGCGGCCGGCCGCGGTCGACGCTGGGTATCGACCTGATCAGTCCGATCGTGTACGGGTGGCGCGGCCGCGCGAACAGATCTCTTTTGGGGGCCAGCTCCATGATCTGCCCGGCGTACATGACCGCCACCCGATCGACCACGTGGTACACGACGCCCAGATCGTGGGTGACGAGGATCAGCGCCATCCCATATTCCCGCTGAAGCCTGACGATGAGGCGGAGGATCTGGGCTTGAATCGTCACATCAAGCGCGGTTGTCGGCTCATCGGCCAAGAGGAGAGCCGGCTGCCGCGCCAGCGCCATCGCCAGCATGACACGCTGCCGCTGTCCCCCGGAGAGTTCATGGGCATACGCGTGCAGGCGCCGCTCGGGATCGGGGATCCCCACGTGGCGTAGCAGCTCCAAGGCCCCGTCGCGCCGAGCAGAGGGGGAGGCGGCCGGGGAGAGGGTCTCGGTGATCTGCTCTTCCACGGTCAGCACCGGGTTCAGGGCGGTCATCGGATCCTGAAAGACCATGACGACTCCGCTGCCGCGAATCCGCTCCAGCTCCCGCTCAGTGAGGCGGACCAAATTCCGTCCCTTGAAGGTGACGGTCCCCCCGGTAATGCGTCCCGGCGGATGAACGAGGCGGAGGATGGCGCGGCAGGTCATACTCTTGCCCGATCCTGATTCGCCCACGAGCGCAAACGTTTCCCCGCGGTCGATGGTAAAGCTGACGCCGCGCACGGCTTGGACGATCCCCCGCGGCGTGGGGATCTCGACGCGCAGATCGTCGACCACGAGGAGCGGTTCGCTCACTGGCCCCGGACGCGGAGCAGGTCGGCGACGCCATCCCCGAGCAGGATGAACGCGAGGCCTGTATACATGCACGCGAACCCGGGCATGGTGGCGACCCACCAACCGCCGGACAGGAACTCGCGCCCCTCAGCGATCATCATCCCCCACTCGGGCGCCGGCGGCCGGATCCCCAAGCCCAGGAACCCCAACGCCGCTGTGGTGAGGATGATCAGGACGACGTCGGAGGCGGCAAAGATGACCGCCGATGGGATCGCGTTCAAGAGGATGTGCCCCATGATGATGCGCGACCTCCGGAACCCCAGCGCTCGCG from bacterium encodes the following:
- a CDS encoding ABC transporter ATP-binding protein, with product MSEPLLVVDDLRVEIPTPRGIVQAVRGVSFTIDRGETFALVGESGSGKSMTCRAILRLVHPPGRITGGTVTFKGRNLVRLTERELERIRGSGVVMVFQDPMTALNPVLTVEEQITETLSPAASPSARRDGALELLRHVGIPDPERRLHAYAHELSGGQRQRVMLAMALARQPALLLADEPTTALDVTIQAQILRLIVRLQREYGMALILVTHDLGVVYHVVDRVAVMYAGQIMELAPKRDLFARPRHPYTIGLIRSIPSVDRGRPLEPIPGLPPDLIGLGPGCPFAPRCSWASDECRTGEVPFVKVGDGHWSRCLKADQLEGVAGA